A genomic region of Dickeya solani IPO 2222 contains the following coding sequences:
- a CDS encoding glutathione S-transferase family protein, whose translation MDIKLHHLNDSRSIRILWLLEEAQLPYELIRYQRDPQTQLAPEALKAIHPLGKSPVVEIDGKVIAESGAIVEYIIRKYAPQLAPDEQDACYVDYLQWIHFAESSAMLPVLLKVFNQFEKKAGQTLNFLDDYAEVEFRKVFSYLDDYLASREFIVGQRLSGADFMLGFVVKLVTERFTLGQQYPHILRYATRLSDTPSWRKAQRLESNQT comes from the coding sequence ATGGACATAAAGTTACATCATCTGAATGATTCGCGCTCCATACGCATTCTCTGGTTACTGGAAGAGGCGCAGCTTCCCTATGAGCTGATTCGGTATCAGCGTGATCCACAGACACAACTGGCGCCAGAGGCGCTCAAGGCGATCCACCCGCTGGGCAAATCGCCGGTGGTGGAAATTGACGGCAAGGTGATTGCCGAGTCGGGCGCCATCGTTGAGTACATTATCAGGAAATACGCGCCGCAGCTGGCGCCTGATGAGCAGGACGCGTGTTATGTCGACTATCTGCAATGGATTCATTTTGCGGAAAGCTCGGCCATGCTGCCTGTATTACTGAAAGTCTTTAATCAGTTTGAGAAAAAGGCCGGTCAGACGCTGAACTTTCTGGATGACTATGCCGAGGTGGAGTTCAGAAAAGTGTTTTCCTATTTAGACGACTACCTTGCTTCGCGTGAGTTTATTGTCGGGCAGCGCCTGAGCGGGGCGGACTTTATGCTGGGGTTCGTGGTGAAGCTGGTCACGGAGCGGTTTACTCTGGGGCAGCAGTATCCCCATATTCTCCGTTATGCGACACGCCTGTCTGATACGCCGAGCTGGCGGAAGGCACAACGCCTGGAATCAAATCAGACCTGA
- a CDS encoding AzlD domain-containing protein, translating into MSWGLLLLLALVVFAYRYIFLEPGVPVRLPALFREALNYSAPCLLTAICGPVILLHQETLRPFPDNPYLWGAVGSVVIALLVRHTMLAVMGSLGVFYALCFWLQ; encoded by the coding sequence ATGAGTTGGGGATTATTACTGTTGCTGGCGCTGGTTGTGTTTGCTTACCGCTACATTTTTCTGGAACCCGGCGTTCCCGTCAGGCTACCGGCCCTGTTCCGGGAAGCGCTCAACTACTCCGCACCCTGTTTGCTGACGGCCATTTGCGGGCCGGTGATCCTGCTGCATCAGGAAACATTGCGTCCCTTTCCGGATAACCCGTATTTATGGGGCGCGGTGGGCAGCGTAGTGATCGCCTTGCTGGTTCGCCACACCATGCTGGCGGTGATGGGGAGTCTGGGCGTGTTTTATGCGCTCTGTTTCTGGCTGCAATAG
- a CDS encoding coniferyl aldehyde dehydrogenase: MPLAQMNNDLKAILQTMKNAHIANGPADAALRRDRLLRSARLIRENYPSLCKAMDADFGHRSRYQSLVADMATTVKTLEHSAEHVAQWMKPEFVDSPVPGMQAWIQHQPLGVVGVISPWNFPINLAFGPLAGVFAAGNTAMLKPSELTPATSELLAELIARYFDPLELEVVLGDAAIGAAFSSLPFDHLVFTGSSAVGRHVMRAAADNLVPVTLELGGKSPVVIDRDADVSLAAQRTLTVKTFNAGQICLSPDYVMLSDDQVDAFIHAGKAFMAQAFPTLQNNPDYTAIITQRHYDRLVGLLKDAKDQGATLVSLAPQGEPDFDAVSRKIAPHLVLNVTDDMQIMQEEIFGPLLPVRRCHSQEEAIAYINAHPRPLAAYYFGRQLARQTAFAERTTSGALVINDVMTHASIDALPFGGVGASGMGAYHGIHGFRRFSHAKPIVVQDEEGAFNLRLRAPYSDKLSQLEAFLQG, from the coding sequence ATGCCTTTAGCGCAAATGAACAACGATTTAAAAGCGATATTGCAGACCATGAAGAACGCCCACATCGCCAATGGACCAGCCGACGCCGCGCTGCGCCGCGACAGACTGTTACGCAGCGCCCGGCTTATCCGGGAAAATTATCCGTCGCTCTGCAAAGCGATGGATGCGGATTTTGGTCACCGAAGCCGGTATCAGTCGCTGGTGGCTGATATGGCGACGACGGTGAAAACGCTTGAGCACTCCGCGGAACACGTGGCGCAATGGATGAAACCGGAATTCGTCGACAGCCCCGTACCGGGCATGCAGGCCTGGATACAGCACCAACCGCTGGGCGTGGTCGGGGTGATCAGCCCGTGGAATTTTCCTATCAATCTGGCGTTTGGTCCGCTGGCCGGCGTGTTTGCCGCGGGCAATACGGCGATGCTGAAACCGTCGGAACTGACGCCAGCCACCTCGGAACTGCTGGCGGAGTTGATTGCGCGTTACTTTGACCCGCTGGAGCTGGAAGTGGTACTGGGGGATGCGGCGATTGGCGCCGCGTTCAGCAGCCTGCCGTTTGACCATTTGGTCTTTACCGGCAGCTCTGCCGTTGGTCGCCATGTGATGCGTGCCGCAGCCGATAATCTGGTGCCCGTTACACTGGAACTGGGGGGGAAATCGCCGGTGGTCATCGACCGCGATGCGGATGTCAGCCTGGCGGCGCAGCGGACGTTGACCGTGAAGACCTTTAATGCCGGTCAGATCTGCCTCTCCCCTGACTACGTCATGTTATCGGACGATCAGGTTGATGCCTTTATTCATGCCGGCAAGGCGTTTATGGCCCAGGCATTCCCGACGCTTCAGAACAACCCTGACTATACGGCCATCATCACGCAGCGGCACTATGATCGTCTGGTGGGGCTGTTAAAAGACGCCAAAGATCAGGGGGCGACGCTGGTGAGCCTGGCTCCGCAGGGCGAGCCGGATTTTGATGCTGTGTCCCGCAAGATTGCGCCGCATCTGGTGCTAAATGTCACCGATGATATGCAGATCATGCAGGAAGAGATTTTCGGGCCGTTGTTGCCGGTACGCCGCTGTCATTCGCAGGAAGAGGCGATTGCTTACATCAACGCGCATCCCCGCCCGCTGGCGGCGTATTACTTTGGTCGGCAGTTGGCGCGGCAAACCGCCTTCGCTGAACGAACCACGTCAGGGGCGCTGGTTATCAATGATGTGATGACACACGCCAGTATCGACGCGCTGCCCTTTGGCGGGGTGGGGGCGTCCGGCATGGGGGCTTACCACGGCATTCATGGTTTCCGCCGTTTTAGCCACGCCAAACCGATTGTGGTCCAGGATGAAGAGGGGGCATTCAACCTGCGTTTGCGTGCCCCCTATAGTGACAAATTGTCTCAGCTTGAAGCGTTTCTGCAAGGCTGA
- a CDS encoding type 1 glutamine amidotransferase domain-containing protein yields the protein MKVLMVLTSHDALGNTGKKTGFWLEEFAAPYYTFNDAGADVVLVSPAGGQPPLDPKSDLPEFQTELTHRFKADPAAQQALASTAKLDSVRMDDFDTVFYPGGHGPLWDLAESPVSIALIEAFERAGKPIGFVCHAPGVLRHVKAANGEPLIKGRQVTGFTNTEEAAVELTDVVPFLIEDEFQKLGGLYSKGPDWHPYIVEDGKLVTGQNPASSEAVARALLKQLA from the coding sequence ATGAAGGTACTGATGGTATTGACGTCCCACGACGCGCTGGGAAATACGGGCAAGAAAACCGGGTTCTGGCTTGAGGAATTTGCCGCCCCTTATTACACCTTCAACGATGCCGGCGCTGATGTGGTGCTGGTGTCGCCGGCGGGCGGACAGCCGCCGCTGGACCCGAAAAGCGATTTGCCGGAATTCCAGACCGAACTGACCCATCGCTTCAAGGCCGATCCGGCTGCACAGCAGGCGCTGGCCTCCACGGCGAAACTGGACAGCGTCCGTATGGACGATTTCGACACGGTGTTTTATCCAGGTGGTCATGGCCCGCTGTGGGATTTGGCGGAATCGCCGGTTTCAATTGCCCTGATCGAAGCATTTGAACGGGCTGGAAAACCTATCGGATTCGTGTGTCATGCTCCCGGTGTCTTGCGTCATGTCAAGGCCGCCAATGGCGAGCCGCTGATTAAAGGTCGCCAGGTCACCGGGTTTACCAACACGGAAGAAGCGGCGGTGGAATTGACGGATGTGGTGCCGTTTTTGATTGAAGACGAGTTTCAGAAACTGGGGGGATTGTATTCGAAAGGCCCGGACTGGCATCCCTACATCGTTGAAGACGGTAAGCTTGTTACCGGCCAGAACCCGGCCAGCTCGGAAGCGGTCGCCAGAGCATTGTTAAAACAGCTGGCCTAA
- the mnmC gene encoding bifunctional tRNA (5-methylaminomethyl-2-thiouridine)(34)-methyltransferase MnmD/FAD-dependent 5-carboxymethylaminomethyl-2-thiouridine(34) oxidoreductase MnmC has product MTSPSIQHADVNWNAQGTPVSQQFDDVYFSNQDGLAETRYVFLQGNGFPQRFLAHPGPDCTVAETGFGTGLNFLTLWQAFEQFCQQQPDATLQRLHFISFEKFPLRQSDLAAAHASWPELAPFADELRQHWPLALPGCHRLILAQGRITLDLWFGDVNTLLPRLDNSLNRRIDAWFLDGFAPAKNPDMWTDALFHAMARLCRSGGTFATFTAAGFVRRGLQQAGFDVSKIKGFGQKREMLSGAVSHRSEQPHPAPWYARPAASHPQDVAIVGGGIAAVLTALALLRRGARVTLYCADDQVGQRASGNRQGALYPLLNDKQDALSGFFTTAFGFARRYYDALAAQGVTFEHDWCGVSQLAYDEKSTRKITQILAGNWPDTLVQPADAHALTERVGVPLHTHGITYPLGGWLCPSELTASAFALACRQGLQAHLSTAVTALAHTDHGWRLTLADGSQRQHATVVLANGHQINDWEQTRHLPVYAVRGQVSHVPDTPSLSALRQVLCYDGYLTPVSPHHHTHCIGASYHRGDTATDYRETDQQQNRQRLIDCLPDSDWPTDVDISGQQARCGVRCAIRDHLPLLGQVPDYSQTLADYQDLPKQLAAGDEVTVAPSWPNLYLIGALGSRGLCSAPLAAEILASQLFGEPLPLDSDTLAALHPHRFWVRKLLKGKAV; this is encoded by the coding sequence GTGACAAGCCCTTCTATCCAGCATGCAGACGTGAACTGGAACGCTCAGGGTACACCTGTATCGCAACAGTTTGATGACGTTTACTTCTCTAACCAGGATGGACTGGCGGAAACCCGCTATGTCTTTCTGCAGGGCAACGGTTTTCCACAGCGTTTTCTTGCGCATCCCGGCCCGGACTGCACCGTGGCGGAAACCGGCTTTGGCACCGGGCTGAATTTCCTGACGTTATGGCAGGCGTTCGAGCAGTTTTGCCAGCAACAACCGGATGCCACGCTGCAACGGCTGCACTTCATCAGTTTTGAGAAATTTCCGCTGCGCCAGTCGGACCTGGCCGCCGCGCATGCCAGTTGGCCGGAACTGGCCCCCTTCGCCGACGAACTGCGCCAGCACTGGCCGCTGGCGCTGCCCGGTTGTCACCGGCTGATCCTGGCGCAGGGGCGCATCACGCTGGATTTGTGGTTCGGCGACGTCAATACCCTGCTGCCCAGACTGGACAACAGCCTGAACCGGCGTATCGACGCCTGGTTTCTCGACGGGTTCGCCCCGGCCAAAAACCCGGACATGTGGACCGATGCGTTATTTCACGCCATGGCGCGCCTGTGTCGCAGCGGGGGAACGTTCGCGACGTTTACCGCGGCCGGTTTTGTGCGTCGGGGATTGCAACAAGCAGGATTTGACGTCAGCAAAATCAAGGGATTCGGGCAGAAGCGGGAAATGCTGAGCGGCGCAGTATCGCACCGCAGTGAACAACCACATCCCGCCCCCTGGTATGCACGGCCGGCGGCTTCACACCCGCAGGACGTGGCGATTGTCGGCGGCGGCATCGCGGCGGTATTAACGGCGCTCGCACTGCTGCGACGCGGCGCGCGGGTCACGCTGTACTGCGCCGACGACCAGGTGGGACAACGCGCCTCCGGCAATCGTCAGGGCGCGCTCTATCCGCTGCTGAATGACAAGCAGGATGCGTTGTCGGGGTTCTTCACCACCGCGTTCGGTTTCGCTCGCCGTTACTACGATGCCCTCGCCGCGCAAGGCGTGACGTTTGAACACGACTGGTGCGGCGTCAGCCAACTGGCTTACGATGAAAAAAGCACGCGCAAAATAACCCAGATACTGGCCGGCAACTGGCCGGATACGTTGGTGCAACCGGCAGATGCGCACGCCCTGACCGAACGGGTCGGCGTACCGCTGCACACCCACGGCATCACCTACCCGCTGGGCGGCTGGCTGTGCCCGTCCGAGCTAACCGCATCGGCCTTTGCACTGGCCTGCCGGCAAGGCCTGCAGGCGCATTTATCTACCGCCGTTACGGCGCTCGCGCACACCGACCACGGCTGGCGGTTGACGCTGGCGGACGGCAGCCAGAGACAACACGCCACGGTGGTGCTGGCCAACGGCCATCAGATCAACGACTGGGAGCAGACCCGGCACCTGCCCGTTTACGCGGTGCGCGGTCAGGTCAGCCACGTCCCCGACACGCCGTCGCTGTCTGCGCTGCGTCAGGTGCTATGCTACGATGGCTATCTGACGCCGGTCAGCCCGCATCACCACACGCACTGTATCGGCGCCAGCTATCACCGCGGCGATACGGCTACGGATTACCGTGAAACCGATCAGCAGCAGAACCGTCAGCGGCTGATAGATTGCCTGCCCGACAGCGACTGGCCCACCGACGTGGATATCTCCGGGCAACAGGCGCGTTGCGGCGTGCGCTGCGCCATTCGCGATCATCTGCCGTTGCTCGGTCAAGTGCCGGATTACAGCCAAACGCTGGCCGATTATCAGGATCTGCCCAAACAGCTTGCCGCGGGTGATGAGGTGACCGTCGCCCCATCCTGGCCGAATCTCTATCTGATTGGCGCGTTGGGGTCTCGCGGTTTATGTTCTGCGCCGCTGGCCGCCGAGATTCTGGCATCGCAGCTGTTCGGTGAACCGCTGCCGCTGGACAGCGATACGCTGGCGGCGCTGCACCCCCATCGTTTTTGGGTAAGAAAATTGCTGAAAGGCAAAGCGGTATAA
- a CDS encoding AraC family transcriptional regulator produces MGKTSSREEVQFHHLQDLGGLEMLQARYHHQRFSRHSHENFCIGVIEEGAQRFYRTGGEHVAPTGDIILVNADEIHTGHSAVASGWSYRAIYPSPDLLCHLSRDLRVPQGATPWFPDAVVHDPGLSAQLRLAFTLLPQAGNSLLKETLLFSSLSWLMLRYSKTRADGRVLPSAGLPILRTKAWLDECPEQDTTLLQLAEIAGLSPWHFLRQFKALLGMTPHAYLVQARLRQARSLLIKGASLSDTASRCGFSDQSHFNRHFKRAMGITPGEFVRTLK; encoded by the coding sequence ATGGGAAAAACCTCGTCACGGGAAGAAGTGCAGTTTCACCACCTGCAAGATCTGGGTGGGTTGGAAATGCTGCAGGCTCGCTACCATCACCAGCGTTTTTCCCGCCATTCGCACGAGAATTTCTGTATTGGCGTGATTGAGGAAGGCGCACAGCGGTTCTATCGCACCGGCGGTGAACACGTTGCCCCCACCGGCGACATTATTCTGGTCAACGCCGACGAGATTCACACCGGCCACTCGGCTGTCGCCAGCGGCTGGTCTTATCGCGCCATCTATCCTTCGCCGGACTTGCTATGCCACCTGTCGCGCGATCTGCGCGTGCCGCAAGGCGCAACCCCCTGGTTTCCCGACGCCGTCGTCCATGACCCCGGATTGTCGGCGCAATTGCGGCTGGCCTTCACCCTGCTGCCGCAGGCCGGCAATAGTCTGCTGAAAGAAACGCTGCTGTTTTCGTCATTGAGCTGGCTGATGCTGCGCTACAGCAAAACCCGCGCCGACGGACGGGTTTTGCCATCGGCGGGCCTGCCCATTCTGCGGACAAAAGCGTGGCTTGACGAATGCCCGGAGCAAGACACCACCCTGTTGCAACTGGCGGAGATAGCCGGCCTCAGTCCGTGGCATTTTCTCCGGCAATTCAAGGCGCTGCTGGGCATGACGCCGCATGCTTATCTGGTTCAGGCGCGCCTGCGTCAGGCGCGCTCGTTGCTGATTAAGGGCGCCAGCCTATCCGACACCGCATCCCGGTGCGGATTCTCCGATCAGAGCCACTTCAATCGCCATTTCAAACGTGCGATGGGCATCACCCCGGGTGAGTTTGTTCGTACGCTGAAGTAA
- a CDS encoding AzlC family ABC transporter permease: protein MLPLCVAVIPWGILAGSMAVQAGLTFWQAVGMSAVIFAGAAQLVTLSLLMSGSSVMTIVLTVMVITAQHLIYGLTLRPTIAPLKARYRLLLGFLLTDELFALAIAAKTRLTTAYLLGAGLTFYVGWVICSLAGVMMANAIPHLDRYHLDFSIVATFITLVVPMVKRLPVLAGTLFSLFMSMLLAYWRIEGAIMIAGLGGMAVSVLMARLTGETS, encoded by the coding sequence ATGCTGCCACTGTGCGTGGCGGTTATTCCCTGGGGCATTCTGGCCGGCTCAATGGCGGTGCAGGCCGGGCTGACATTCTGGCAAGCGGTGGGGATGTCGGCGGTGATTTTCGCCGGCGCCGCGCAACTGGTGACGCTGAGTCTGCTAATGTCAGGCAGCAGCGTCATGACTATCGTGTTGACCGTCATGGTGATTACCGCCCAGCACCTGATTTATGGCCTGACGCTGCGCCCCACGATCGCACCATTAAAGGCGCGTTATCGTCTGTTGCTGGGTTTTTTGCTGACCGATGAACTGTTCGCCCTGGCGATAGCCGCAAAGACACGGCTGACCACCGCTTATCTACTCGGCGCCGGGTTGACGTTTTATGTGGGCTGGGTGATATGCAGCCTGGCGGGCGTGATGATGGCGAATGCGATTCCTCACCTCGATCGCTACCATCTGGATTTTTCCATCGTCGCCACCTTTATCACGCTGGTGGTACCCATGGTCAAGCGCCTGCCGGTGCTGGCGGGGACGCTGTTTTCATTGTTCATGTCCATGCTATTGGCTTACTGGCGCATCGAAGGGGCGATCATGATAGCCGGCCTCGGCGGCATGGCCGTTTCTGTTCTGATGGCACGGCTCACCGGAGAAACATCATGA